One Mesorhizobium sp. L-2-11 genomic region harbors:
- a CDS encoding bifunctional metallophosphatase/5'-nucleotidase has translation MKKIAAIAALSASTLGLSTGVSLADYTLNILHINDWHSRIESNNKYESTCSAEEETKGECTGGAARLITAISQERKKLEGQNVLLLSAGDNFQGSLFYTTYKGKTEGEFLNQMKFDAMAVGNHEFDDGEAALAPFLDMIKFPVLGANVKANAQSKLGDRVKPSVVIEVGGQKIGVVGAVTNDTPELASPGPNVTIEDDVKSITSEVERLKGEGVNKIIAVTHIGYKRERDVIAKIPGVDVVVGGHSHSLLSNTDPKAEGPYPTMVDNPGGYKVPVVQAASYSKYLGEFKVVFDDNGVVKQASGDPIYLDKSITPDPAVLARIKELGAPIEALKNQEVAETTKAIDGSRENCRTRECEMGNLVSDAVLDRVKDQGVEIVITNGGGLRASIDQGTVTMGEVLNVLPFQNTVATFQISGKDLIAGLENGLSQIEHGAGRFPQVAGLKYSFDKSAAANAGRVKSVQVMQGGAWTPIDPDKDYLVATNNYVRQGGDGYKVFADKAKNAYDYGPGLEQVVADYLGANRPYTPKLDGRITEITAAAAAESAQQTAQESAQEPAQEPAKPAEAPAPAEPAKPAETAPAATAEPAMPEPPAGSDDIATTPPAVPAEPAPATPAPAEPAKPAEAAPAPAAEPAKPAEATPAESSHVIVAGDTYWDLAEKAYGDGARWKMISDANKDYEPRRLPVGATLTIPAAN, from the coding sequence ATGAAGAAGATCGCCGCCATCGCCGCCCTGTCGGCGTCTACGCTCGGCCTGTCGACCGGCGTGTCCCTTGCCGACTACACGCTGAACATCCTGCACATCAACGACTGGCACAGCCGCATCGAAAGCAACAACAAATATGAATCGACCTGCTCGGCCGAAGAGGAGACCAAGGGCGAGTGCACCGGCGGCGCGGCGCGGCTGATCACGGCGATCTCCCAGGAGCGCAAGAAGCTGGAAGGCCAGAACGTGCTGCTGCTCAGCGCCGGCGACAATTTCCAGGGTTCGCTGTTCTACACGACCTACAAGGGCAAGACCGAAGGCGAATTCCTCAACCAGATGAAATTCGACGCCATGGCGGTCGGCAATCACGAGTTCGACGACGGCGAGGCGGCCTTGGCGCCGTTCCTGGATATGATCAAGTTTCCGGTGCTCGGCGCCAATGTGAAGGCCAACGCGCAATCCAAGCTCGGTGACCGCGTGAAGCCGTCTGTTGTGATCGAGGTCGGCGGCCAGAAGATCGGCGTCGTCGGCGCGGTCACCAACGACACGCCGGAACTCGCTTCGCCAGGACCTAACGTCACGATCGAGGACGACGTCAAGTCGATCACATCAGAGGTCGAGAGGCTGAAGGGAGAAGGCGTCAACAAGATCATCGCAGTCACCCATATTGGTTACAAGCGCGAGCGTGACGTCATCGCCAAGATTCCGGGTGTCGACGTAGTGGTTGGCGGCCACAGCCATTCGCTGCTGTCCAACACCGACCCCAAGGCCGAGGGCCCCTACCCGACCATGGTCGACAATCCGGGCGGCTACAAGGTGCCGGTCGTCCAGGCGGCGTCCTATTCGAAATATCTCGGCGAGTTCAAGGTCGTGTTCGACGATAACGGCGTCGTCAAGCAAGCCAGCGGCGACCCGATCTACCTCGACAAATCGATCACGCCGGACCCCGCCGTGCTTGCCCGCATCAAGGAACTCGGGGCGCCGATCGAGGCGTTGAAGAACCAGGAGGTCGCCGAAACCACCAAGGCGATCGACGGCAGCCGTGAGAACTGCCGCACCCGCGAGTGCGAGATGGGCAATCTTGTCTCCGATGCCGTCCTCGACCGCGTCAAGGACCAGGGTGTCGAGATCGTCATCACGAATGGCGGCGGTCTGCGCGCTTCGATCGACCAGGGCACCGTCACCATGGGCGAAGTGCTGAACGTGCTGCCGTTCCAGAACACAGTGGCGACCTTCCAGATTTCCGGCAAGGATCTGATCGCCGGGCTCGAGAACGGTCTCAGCCAGATCGAGCACGGCGCCGGACGCTTCCCGCAGGTTGCCGGCCTAAAGTATTCATTCGACAAATCGGCCGCCGCAAATGCCGGGCGCGTCAAGTCGGTCCAGGTCATGCAAGGCGGCGCGTGGACGCCGATCGATCCGGACAAGGACTACCTGGTCGCCACCAACAACTATGTCCGCCAGGGCGGCGACGGCTACAAGGTGTTCGCCGACAAGGCCAAGAATGCCTACGATTACGGTCCGGGCCTCGAACAGGTGGTTGCCGATTATCTCGGCGCGAATCGGCCCTATACGCCGAAGCTCGATGGCCGCATCACCGAAATCACGGCCGCCGCCGCGGCGGAATCGGCCCAGCAAACGGCCCAGGAATCGGCCCAGGAGCCGGCCCAGGAGCCGGCGAAGCCGGCCGAGGCTCCCGCTCCGGCCGAGCCGGCAAAACCAGCTGAAACGGCTCCAGCCGCGACTGCGGAGCCGGCGATGCCCGAACCGCCGGCCGGTTCGGACGATATTGCCACGACACCGCCAGCCGTGCCGGCGGAACCCGCCCCGGCAACGCCGGCACCTGCCGAGCCGGCGAAGCCAGCCGAGGCGGCACCGGCGCCTGCGGCGGAACCGGCCAAACCAGCCGAGGCAACACCGGCCGAAAGCAGCCATGTGATCGTTGCCGGCGACACCTATTGGGATTTGGCGGAAAAGGCCTATGGCGATGGCGCCAGGTGGAAAATGATCTCCGACGCCAACAAGGACTACGAGCCGCGCCGCCTTCCCGTCGGCGCAACCTTGACCATCCCGGCCGCAAACTGA
- a CDS encoding homospermidine synthase — translation MANENWPVYGEITGPVVMIGFGSIGRGTLPLIERHFKFDKSRMTVIDPLDTDRKLLDERDITFMQDAVTSKNYKKLLTPLLTKGGGQGFCVNLSVDTGSVDLMRLCRKLGVLYIDTVVEPWLGFYFDTKADPGSRTNYALRESMLEEKRAHPGGATAISTCGANPGMVSWFVKQALVNLATDLGLEFSEPAQHDRDGWARLMKKAGVKGIHIAERDTQRTKKPKPMNVFWNTWSVEGFISEGLQPAELGWGTHEKWMPKNGKKHKHGSKAAIYLEQPGANTRVRSWCPTPGPQYGFLVTHNESISIADFFTLRGKKGKVQYRPTCHYAYHPCNDAVLSLHEMFGAAGKAQPVHHVLDENELVDGVDELGVLLYGHDKNAYWYGSQLSLAEARKLAPYQNATGMQVTSAVLAGMVWALGNPDAGIVEADEMDYRRCLEVQSPYLGPIKGYYTDWTPLDNRPGLFPEDLDENDPWQFRNILVR, via the coding sequence ATGGCGAATGAAAACTGGCCCGTTTACGGTGAGATCACCGGCCCTGTCGTGATGATCGGCTTCGGCTCGATCGGACGGGGAACGCTGCCGCTGATCGAGCGCCATTTCAAATTCGACAAGTCGCGCATGACGGTCATCGACCCACTCGATACCGATCGCAAGCTGCTCGACGAGCGCGACATCACCTTCATGCAGGATGCGGTGACCAGCAAGAACTATAAGAAGCTTTTGACGCCGCTGCTGACCAAAGGTGGTGGCCAGGGCTTTTGCGTCAACCTGTCGGTCGACACCGGCTCGGTGGATCTGATGCGGCTCTGTCGCAAGCTAGGTGTGCTTTATATCGACACCGTCGTCGAGCCATGGCTCGGCTTCTATTTCGACACCAAGGCCGACCCTGGCAGCCGCACCAATTATGCGCTGCGCGAATCCATGCTCGAAGAAAAGCGCGCGCACCCCGGCGGGGCGACCGCAATCTCCACCTGCGGCGCCAACCCAGGCATGGTCTCGTGGTTCGTCAAGCAGGCGCTGGTCAACCTCGCCACCGATCTTGGCCTCGAGTTCTCGGAGCCCGCGCAGCACGATCGCGACGGCTGGGCCAGGCTGATGAAGAAGGCCGGCGTCAAGGGTATCCACATCGCCGAGCGCGACACGCAGCGCACCAAGAAGCCGAAGCCGATGAACGTGTTCTGGAATACCTGGTCCGTCGAAGGCTTCATCTCAGAAGGGCTGCAACCAGCCGAGCTCGGCTGGGGCACGCATGAGAAATGGATGCCGAAGAACGGCAAGAAGCACAAGCATGGCTCGAAGGCCGCAATCTATCTGGAGCAGCCGGGCGCCAACACGCGCGTGCGCAGCTGGTGCCCGACGCCGGGCCCGCAATATGGCTTCCTGGTGACGCACAACGAGTCGATCTCGATCGCCGACTTCTTCACCCTGCGCGGCAAGAAGGGCAAGGTCCAATATCGCCCGACCTGTCACTATGCCTACCATCCCTGCAACGACGCCGTGCTGTCGCTGCACGAGATGTTCGGCGCCGCCGGCAAGGCCCAGCCGGTGCATCACGTGCTCGATGAAAACGAACTCGTCGACGGTGTCGACGAGCTCGGCGTGCTGCTCTACGGCCACGACAAGAACGCCTATTGGTACGGCTCGCAGCTGTCGCTGGCGGAGGCGCGCAAGCTGGCGCCTTATCAGAACGCCACCGGCATGCAGGTCACGTCGGCAGTGCTGGCGGGCATGGTCTGGGCGCTGGGAAACCCCGACGCCGGCATCGTCGAGGCGGACGAGATGGATTACAGGCGCTGCCTGGAAGTGCAGTCGCCCTATCTCGGGCCGATCAAGGGCTACTACACCGACTGGACGCCGCTCGACAACCGTCCTGGGCTGTTCCCGGAAGACCTCGACGAAAACGACCCATGGCAATTCCGCAACATCCTCGTTCGATAG
- a CDS encoding nitrate reductase: MNRLANPLAPRGLVLPEKTRLIKVWVRRTCGLDDDIVVSVTELACRKDGCPDIETVIGIMRPGEKIETIRVNKAIADVTSHDLRRG, from the coding sequence ATGAACCGTCTCGCGAACCCACTCGCCCCGCGCGGCCTTGTCCTTCCGGAGAAGACCAGACTGATCAAGGTCTGGGTTCGCAGGACTTGCGGGCTCGATGACGATATCGTCGTGTCCGTCACGGAGCTGGCATGCCGCAAAGATGGCTGTCCCGACATCGAAACGGTGATCGGCATAATGCGTCCCGGCGAGAAAATCGAGACGATCCGGGTCAACAAGGCAATCGCCGATGTGACCTCGCACGATTTGCGGCGAGGGTGA
- a CDS encoding CobW family GTP-binding protein: protein MPLEASQKTPVTVLTGYLGAGKTTLLNRILSEQHGKRYAVIVNEFGEIGIDNDLIVDTDEEVFEMNNGCICCTVRGDLIRIIESLMQRRDRFDAILIETTGLADPAPVAQTFFVDDDVRQKTKLDAIITVTDAKHLIGELDHAHEAQEQLAFADIVILNKTDLVAPTELKAVEARIRRINPTAAIKHSIRCVVPLDEVLDRDAFDLNRVLEVEPDFLDAAHAHVHDDHVTSFSLVTEASIDPRKFLPWIQMITQKFGIDMLRMKGILAFKGDEHRFVVQAVHMLLEGDHQRPWKEGEKRVSRLVFIGRNLPKDLIEDGFLKCRVEMDSLAALNA from the coding sequence ATGCCGCTTGAAGCCTCCCAGAAAACGCCCGTCACAGTTCTTACCGGTTACCTTGGCGCCGGCAAGACGACGCTGCTCAACCGCATCCTGTCCGAACAGCACGGCAAGCGATACGCCGTGATCGTCAACGAGTTTGGCGAGATTGGCATCGACAACGACCTCATCGTCGATACCGACGAAGAAGTCTTCGAGATGAACAACGGCTGCATCTGCTGCACGGTGCGCGGCGACCTGATCCGTATCATTGAGAGCTTGATGCAGCGCAGAGACCGTTTCGACGCCATTCTGATCGAGACGACCGGCCTTGCTGATCCCGCCCCCGTCGCCCAGACCTTCTTCGTCGACGACGATGTGAGGCAGAAGACGAAACTCGACGCGATCATCACCGTCACCGATGCCAAGCATCTCATCGGCGAACTGGATCATGCGCACGAGGCGCAGGAGCAACTCGCCTTCGCCGATATCGTCATACTGAACAAGACCGACCTGGTGGCGCCGACCGAACTCAAGGCAGTGGAGGCGCGCATTCGCAGGATCAACCCGACGGCTGCGATCAAGCATTCCATACGTTGCGTCGTTCCACTCGACGAGGTTCTGGATCGCGACGCGTTCGATCTGAACCGTGTCCTCGAAGTCGAGCCGGACTTTCTCGACGCGGCCCACGCCCATGTGCATGACGATCACGTCACCAGCTTCTCTCTCGTCACGGAAGCTTCGATCGATCCGCGCAAGTTCTTGCCGTGGATCCAGATGATCACACAGAAATTCGGCATCGACATGCTGCGCATGAAAGGCATCCTGGCGTTCAAGGGCGATGAACACCGCTTTGTCGTTCAGGCCGTCCACATGCTGCTCGAAGGCGACCACCAGCGCCCCTGGAAAGAGGGGGAGAAGCGCGTCAGCCGCCTGGTATTTATCGGCCGCAACCTGCCTAAGGACCTGATTGAAGACGGCTTCCTCAAATGCCGTGTCGAAATGGACTCCCTAGCGGCGCTGAATGCATAG
- a CDS encoding Fur family transcriptional regulator, which produces MPGRNQQLVLDALARSERPMGAYELLGLLRQQGLRSPLQIYRALGRLVEQGLVHRIESLSAFALCVHSECGTHGRAAFAICANCGRASEVHDPALERVLRRIARRQGFQTNSATVELSGLCEACAH; this is translated from the coding sequence ATGCCCGGACGCAACCAGCAACTGGTACTCGACGCCCTGGCGCGCTCCGAGAGGCCGATGGGGGCCTATGAACTGCTTGGACTTCTTCGCCAGCAAGGGCTCCGCTCACCGCTACAGATCTATCGCGCTTTGGGTCGGCTCGTCGAGCAGGGCCTGGTTCACCGGATCGAGAGCCTGAGCGCGTTTGCGCTCTGCGTCCACAGCGAATGCGGCACCCATGGGCGCGCCGCCTTTGCAATCTGCGCGAATTGCGGGCGGGCAAGTGAAGTTCATGACCCGGCATTGGAGCGGGTGCTGCGCCGGATTGCCCGACGGCAGGGCTTCCAAACCAACTCGGCCACGGTGGAGCTTTCGGGTCTATGCGAGGCTTGCGCGCATTGA
- the aztC gene encoding zinc ABC transporter substrate-binding protein AztC, with protein MSRTLKLAAVIGAITSLPMAPSVAAAENLKVVASFSIIADFAKNVGGDRVDIVTLVGPNGDAHVYEPKPADAATVGSADVVLVNGLQFEGFLQRLVEASATKAPIVELSKGGEVLRNSEEEGHHDQEKAAEGGGGHAAAEEGHEEGHHHHGEYDPHAWQSVHNAELYVKNIADAFCAADAAGCDTYRANAESYGQQLDALEAEIKAAVAEIPEDKRTIITSHDAFGYFEHEYGIKFLAPEGVSTESEASASDVAALIKQIRQDKASAIFVENVTNPRLIEQIASETGLKVGGELYSDALSDKDGSAATYLEMMRHNITTIKGAILGS; from the coding sequence ATGTCCAGGACGCTGAAGCTCGCCGCCGTGATAGGCGCCATAACATCGTTGCCAATGGCTCCGTCGGTGGCTGCTGCCGAGAACCTCAAGGTGGTCGCCAGTTTCTCGATCATCGCCGATTTCGCCAAGAATGTCGGCGGCGATCGTGTCGACATCGTCACGCTGGTCGGCCCGAATGGCGACGCCCATGTTTACGAACCGAAACCGGCCGACGCGGCAACCGTCGGTTCGGCCGACGTGGTGCTGGTCAACGGCCTCCAGTTCGAGGGTTTCCTCCAGCGTCTCGTCGAGGCGAGCGCCACGAAGGCGCCGATCGTGGAATTATCCAAAGGTGGCGAGGTGTTGCGCAACAGCGAGGAAGAAGGTCACCACGACCAGGAAAAAGCCGCCGAGGGCGGGGGAGGGCACGCCGCGGCGGAAGAGGGCCATGAGGAAGGGCACCATCATCACGGCGAGTACGATCCCCATGCATGGCAGTCCGTGCACAATGCCGAACTCTATGTGAAGAACATCGCCGACGCCTTCTGTGCCGCCGATGCAGCCGGCTGTGACACTTATCGGGCCAATGCCGAATCATACGGCCAGCAGCTCGACGCACTGGAAGCGGAGATCAAAGCTGCCGTAGCTGAGATCCCCGAGGACAAGCGCACGATCATCACCTCCCACGATGCCTTTGGCTATTTCGAACACGAATACGGCATAAAATTCCTGGCACCGGAGGGCGTCTCCACCGAATCCGAGGCGTCAGCCTCCGACGTCGCGGCCCTGATCAAACAGATCAGGCAAGACAAAGCTTCGGCAATCTTCGTGGAGAACGTCACCAATCCGCGCCTGATCGAGCAGATCGCCAGCGAGACGGGCCTGAAAGTCGGCGGTGAGCTCTACTCCGACGCCCTGTCGGACAAGGACGGTTCGGCTGCGACCTATCTCGAGATGATGCGGCACAACATCACGACGATCAAAGGCGCGATCCTCGGAAGCTGA
- the aztD gene encoding zinc metallochaperone AztD, with protein MRTNSATAIALLVSLSTSAARAEEVTAWRLFISDHADPKVTVIDAIDGEKLDTFEIKGPASLHRSESGRTVFAVQGTAGVVTGIASGISFEDHGEHGDIDVEAPKLAGIEITGKKPSHFVEHNGDFAAFFDGEGVARIIDEKSVLEGKPDFREVKTDAPQHGVAVAYGSHVLLSEPNREKPDELPVGIRVADKTGAPIGGIHACPDLHGEASSGDILAFACATGLLVVSHGDGSPAVRHLPYADSLPEGKTTTLIGGRGLQYFLGNYGVDKVVLIDPTIESDAFRLISLPTRRVHFAVDPVRAKFAYVFTEDGQLHQLDVVKGEIANSLKLTDPYSMDGHWSDPRPRVAVAGDRIVVTDPLQGVLHLVDATSFEKTGDIAVEGKPFNVVSVGGSGQTHEGE; from the coding sequence GTGAGGACAAATTCGGCCACGGCCATCGCGCTGCTTGTGTCCCTTTCAACAAGTGCTGCCCGTGCCGAGGAGGTGACCGCATGGCGCCTCTTCATCTCGGATCACGCGGACCCGAAGGTGACCGTGATCGATGCGATCGATGGCGAAAAGCTCGACACCTTCGAGATCAAAGGGCCAGCGTCTCTCCATCGCAGCGAAAGCGGCAGGACCGTGTTTGCCGTGCAGGGCACGGCCGGGGTCGTTACCGGGATCGCGAGCGGCATTTCCTTCGAGGACCACGGCGAGCATGGCGACATCGACGTCGAAGCGCCAAAACTTGCCGGCATCGAGATCACAGGCAAGAAGCCGTCGCATTTCGTCGAGCATAACGGAGACTTCGCCGCTTTTTTCGACGGCGAAGGTGTCGCCCGCATCATCGACGAGAAGTCGGTCCTGGAAGGCAAGCCGGATTTCAGGGAAGTGAAGACGGACGCGCCGCAGCACGGCGTCGCAGTCGCCTATGGCTCGCATGTCCTGCTGTCGGAGCCGAACCGGGAGAAGCCGGACGAGCTCCCGGTCGGCATCAGGGTCGCTGACAAAACCGGCGCGCCGATCGGCGGCATCCACGCCTGCCCAGACCTCCACGGCGAGGCGTCTTCCGGCGACATCCTGGCTTTCGCTTGCGCGACCGGCCTGCTTGTCGTCAGCCATGGCGACGGCAGCCCGGCGGTCCGTCACCTGCCCTACGCCGACAGCCTGCCGGAAGGCAAAACGACGACGCTGATCGGCGGCAGAGGCCTGCAATATTTCCTCGGCAACTACGGCGTCGACAAGGTTGTGCTGATCGATCCGACGATCGAGAGCGATGCATTCCGGCTGATCAGCCTGCCAACGCGCCGCGTGCATTTCGCGGTCGACCCTGTTCGTGCCAAGTTCGCCTACGTCTTCACCGAGGACGGGCAGCTTCACCAGCTCGACGTGGTGAAGGGGGAGATCGCAAACTCGCTCAAGCTGACCGACCCCTATTCGATGGACGGTCACTGGAGCGATCCGAGGCCGCGTGTCGCGGTCGCCGGCGACAGGATCGTGGTCACTGATCCCCTGCAAGGCGTGCTGCATCTCGTTGACGCGACGTCGTTCGAGAAAACCGGCGACATTGCCGTCGAAGGCAAGCCCTTCAACGTCGTTTCCGTCGGCGGCTCCGGTCAGACCCACGAAGGCGAATAG
- a CDS encoding aminotransferase class IV family protein, producing MPAESALRDGNTADFELIETMRWQPGQGFLRFDRHLARLYGSAAELGFACDPQKVGEMLRNAVDRPDIALRTRLVLSRSGKVTVSALPYEPHAADKAWRLQLARVRLQSSDTLLRHKTSRRDIYQRARAEYLISRADEVLLANERGEICEGTITNLFADFGDGVLATPRLDCGLLPGVLRGELLDEGRAREAIFSLDDLKSAKALFVGNSLRGLIPARLG from the coding sequence GTGCCTGCTGAAAGCGCGCTACGCGACGGGAACACCGCCGATTTCGAGCTGATCGAAACCATGCGCTGGCAGCCGGGCCAGGGCTTTCTGCGTTTCGACCGCCATTTGGCACGCCTTTATGGCTCGGCGGCCGAACTGGGTTTTGCCTGCGATCCGCAGAAGGTCGGCGAGATGCTCAGGAACGCCGTCGACCGGCCTGACATCGCCTTGCGCACACGCCTGGTCCTGTCGCGCAGCGGCAAGGTGACGGTCTCGGCGCTGCCCTATGAGCCGCACGCAGCCGACAAGGCCTGGAGGCTGCAACTGGCGCGGGTGCGGCTTCAATCAAGCGACACGCTGCTGCGCCACAAGACGAGCCGCCGAGACATCTATCAGCGGGCGCGCGCCGAATATCTGATCAGCCGGGCCGACGAGGTTCTCCTGGCCAACGAGCGTGGCGAGATCTGTGAGGGCACGATCACCAATCTGTTTGCCGATTTCGGCGATGGCGTGCTGGCAACGCCGCGGCTCGATTGCGGCCTGCTGCCTGGCGTCTTGCGCGGCGAATTGCTGGATGAAGGCCGCGCCCGCGAAGCGATCTTCAGCCTGGACGATCTGAAGTCGGCCAAAGCGCTGTTCGTCGGCAATTCACTGCGCGGACTGATCCCGGCGCGGCTGGGTTGA
- a CDS encoding aminodeoxychorismate synthase component I yields MPLPSAIFRNDERAHQLVFDRPADIIVAHEAADFLPALDTAQAAHDAGKWLAGYFSYEAGYLLEPKLVPLLPGGRRAPLVCLGIFDAPPVEQPVLPGNAPATNGPIFNARAAWSSEDYAKRFARLHNHIRKGDCYQGNLTFPVHAQWSGDPLAAFDALTERQPVKYGALIALGDPVVLSRSPELFFEIDAAGMIETHPMKGTAPRGATKAEDKRLKAFLLNDEKNQAENRMIVDLLRNDISLISEVGTLEVPELFRIESYPTVHQMVSRVRAKLLPDLTIRRIFAALFPCGSITGAPKIRAMEILHDLEGTPRDVYCGAIGWIAPGGTMRFSVAIRTISLFSNGEAVYNVGGGVVFDSTAEEEYQECLLKARYATGTPPISS; encoded by the coding sequence ATGCCCCTGCCCTCTGCAATTTTTCGAAATGACGAGCGCGCCCATCAGCTCGTCTTCGACCGGCCGGCCGACATCATCGTGGCGCATGAGGCGGCGGATTTCCTGCCGGCGCTGGACACTGCGCAGGCCGCGCATGACGCCGGCAAATGGCTGGCCGGCTATTTCTCCTACGAGGCCGGCTACCTGCTCGAGCCTAAGCTCGTTCCGCTGCTGCCGGGCGGACGCCGCGCCCCGCTCGTCTGCCTGGGGATCTTCGACGCGCCGCCTGTCGAACAGCCGGTCCTGCCCGGCAACGCGCCGGCGACCAACGGCCCGATCTTCAACGCCAGGGCCGCCTGGTCCTCAGAAGATTACGCAAAACGCTTTGCGCGGCTCCACAATCACATTCGCAAGGGTGATTGCTATCAGGGCAATCTGACCTTTCCGGTTCATGCGCAGTGGTCGGGCGATCCGCTGGCCGCCTTCGATGCGCTGACGGAGCGCCAGCCGGTGAAATACGGCGCGCTGATCGCGCTCGGCGATCCGGTGGTCTTGTCGCGCTCGCCGGAACTGTTCTTCGAGATCGACGCCGCAGGCATGATCGAGACGCATCCGATGAAGGGCACCGCCCCGCGCGGCGCGACCAAGGCGGAGGACAAGCGGCTGAAGGCGTTCTTGCTCAATGACGAGAAGAACCAGGCTGAGAACCGGATGATCGTCGATCTGCTGCGCAACGACATTTCGCTGATCAGCGAAGTCGGCACGCTGGAGGTGCCGGAGCTTTTCCGCATCGAGAGCTACCCGACCGTGCACCAGATGGTGAGCCGCGTGCGGGCCAAGCTGTTGCCCGACCTCACCATCCGCCGGATATTCGCTGCGCTGTTTCCATGCGGATCGATCACCGGCGCCCCGAAAATCCGCGCCATGGAAATCCTGCACGATCTGGAAGGCACGCCGCGCGACGTCTATTGCGGCGCCATCGGCTGGATCGCGCCCGGCGGCACGATGCGCTTTTCGGTGGCGATCCGCACCATATCGCTCTTTTCCAACGGCGAGGCGGTCTACAATGTCGGCGGCGGCGTCGTCTTCGATTCGACGGCCGAGGAGGAGTATCAAGAGTGCCTGCTGAAAGCGCGCTACGCGACGGGAACACCGCCGATTTCGAGCTGA
- a CDS encoding proton-conducting membrane transporter, translating to MSTFFYMLLAFLAGMLVGWFAWGRPRGERDSLRGDMDRTRSERNRLRADTDRLTRELEACRGARADLERQLGEAQGSKTGATKAAIPAPSALMATSAPANTTPAKTGPAKSGPAKTTPAKTGPAKTTSKKPAAAKAAAAPKASASKASASKASASKTGASPASAPTPPASKAAPKSAAPAAKKAATTKAAVGEASNLRRLIGIGPANERLLHGLGVTTYAQIAAWTADDVKRIEETLNFDGRIERERWIEQAKLLAAGDEEEFARRFPTAGTGSNT from the coding sequence ATGAGCACTTTTTTCTACATGCTCCTGGCGTTCCTGGCAGGTATGTTGGTTGGCTGGTTCGCCTGGGGACGCCCGCGTGGCGAGCGCGATAGCCTGCGCGGTGACATGGACCGCACCCGCAGCGAGCGAAACAGGCTGCGCGCCGACACCGACCGTCTGACCCGTGAGCTGGAAGCATGTCGCGGCGCCCGCGCCGACCTGGAGCGCCAGTTGGGCGAGGCACAAGGCAGCAAGACCGGTGCGACAAAGGCGGCAATCCCGGCACCGTCAGCATTGATGGCGACATCCGCGCCGGCCAACACGACGCCCGCCAAGACCGGGCCAGCAAAGTCAGGGCCAGCAAAGACGACGCCCGCCAAGACTGGGCCAGCAAAGACCACGTCCAAGAAACCGGCGGCCGCGAAGGCGGCAGCCGCGCCGAAGGCCAGTGCGTCGAAAGCGAGTGCGTCGAAAGCAAGTGCGTCGAAAACGGGCGCGTCGCCGGCAAGTGCGCCAACACCTCCCGCATCGAAGGCTGCACCAAAGAGTGCTGCGCCAGCGGCAAAGAAAGCCGCGACAACAAAGGCGGCGGTGGGCGAAGCCAGCAATCTGCGCCGCCTGATCGGCATCGGTCCGGCCAACGAGCGACTGCTCCACGGGCTCGGAGTGACGACCTATGCGCAAATCGCCGCCTGGACGGCCGACGACGTCAAGCGGATCGAGGAGACGTTGAACTTCGACGGCCGCATCGAGCGTGAGCGCTGGATCGAGCAGGCGAAACTGCTTGCCGCCGGCGATGAGGAGGAATTCGCGCGCCGCTTTCCGACCGCGGGGACCGGCAGCAACACCTGA